DNA sequence from the Cucumis melo cultivar AY chromosome 6, USDA_Cmelo_AY_1.0, whole genome shotgun sequence genome:
AAATTTACTATTGGTGCCCCATCAAGATATTCCTATATCTTTGCCGTTAAGAAAATTAGGTAGTTTTTAATGGACTATAACATTATATTCATCAATGCATGCATTTGGTGTGGATACCCCTGTCTGACGCTGCTTTTGAACTTGAAATTTTACCCCATAATATTGTGGAAAGTCTATGTTGTAAGAAGCATGTGTATCATATTCACTTCATCTTTTTGAGTTGGTTAGTTCTGATTGAATTTTTATGATATGATTTCAGGGGAGCACTCACTTTTCTTACCAACCGATGGTTCATCCAGCAGATCTGGGTTTTAAATTGCCTAAAATGTCAGCATAGAGGGAGGAGCCATGTGTGAGCCTTAAGTGTTGGTGTTCATGCTTGTCGATGTGCTAACATTGGTCCATAAACAATTGTTTTGGTCATGGGAGCTGGACCAATTGGGCTTGTCACTATGACGGCTGCTTGTGCATTTGGTGCACCCCGGATTGTCATTTTCAATGTGGATGACTATCGATTGTCTGTTGCAGAGGATCTTAGAGTTGATGAAGTTAAACATTCAGGTTTCTTGGACTTATGAAATCCATTTGAAACTCTCCATCCTTTCATAACACGAACACCTTCAGTCATCTATATTGACCTGTCCAGTTTTTATGATCTGTGTAGAGAGCTTAGTGAAAATTGGGCGAAGCTTAAATTCACACTCAGAGAAATGCCAGTGTCTTTGAATCTTACAAAGGTCTAGAATTGTCAAAATACATGGTTTTACTGTTGATTACTAGAAAAAGCCATGAAAACTAAGGTAGATGTGAGTAACTTGGCTGGCTTTAACAAGACAATGCAAACAGCCTCACGCGCCACTCATGCTGGTGGCAAAGTTTGTCTTGTTGTGGGTCACAATGAGATGACTGTTTTATAGAAATACACGATAAAACCAAGTGTTTTTAGGTACTTGGACTTTCCTTATCTTGAGATAACTCTCAAGTCCTAATCCATATTCCAAAATACTGCTTACCTCTCCCATCCCCCTATCCTCTATTTATAACGAACTTTTCTAACAAACTGTTAGATACCTAGATTAATATCAGGTGGGGGTATAAAGGTAATTAGATATGTGGCAGTTAGATGGTTATAAATAGGAAGTTGGGGAGAGAAGAGGGGGCTGAAGGAAAGGGCTACCTTACTCCTTGAGAGATAGGAGAAGCAGAAGGATCAGGTTACTTTGTTCTTGTTATTTGTGTATTTCGATTTCCAGCATTATCATTTAGTTGAGTattttgttcttgttcttgtgTACGTTTTCCTTGTAATCTTTGAGTAAGTATTAGATATCATTTAGTATCCTAACACGAGCTCCCTATCTAATTGCTAATGTCCTAATAATCCCAAAAGCCTTTGGGctatattaataattaaatagtGGTTTGTTAGGGAGGTTGGTTATATACAGAGTGTAGGGGAATGGAGAAGCTAAGTAATATTTTGGAATATGGATCAGGGCTTGGGAGGGTCTAATTGCTTTATTTTGCGTATTTCTGTTATCTTTTTATATTCAATGTATCCGGGTTCTATCATTGTTCCCTCGACACCTGCTATCTGCATACACTAGTTCTTTTTCCATTTTACAAAGTATAATAAGCTTTGTATGGCAGGGAAGTCGTTTTGATTGGTGTGTTTTGGTACAAAAACACATGGCCTGTGTGCTTGGAGTTTATAAGAAGTGGTAAGATCAATGTGAAGCCACATATGACACAGATTTGGTTTCTCACTGAATGAGGTGGAAGATGCCTTTGAAACTAGTGCTCGTGGTGGTGATGCTATTAAGGTCATGTTCAACTTGCTAACTCTCATACTTTGAGAGATGGACACAAAATACTGTGTTTTTGCATGTCTTAGATCAATTGTCCTCGAGAGAAAATTATTATCATAAAATGaatcttaaattttatttagaaCTGGGTTTTAGTTGTATGTTACTTAGCTTCTTTTTGCACCTATTCAAGTCTTAGTAATGGTTGTCATAAGTTACCGAGCTTTCCTCTTTATACTTATCTATTACTTAGATATGTTCTTTAAACAATGacatgtttataaatatttcaaatgaGTATGTTCGAATTCTCATCTTCCTTCTTCTGGTCTTGAAAAAACTACAGCCAATAAAAGAATATCCAAATTCTAAGAATAGTACTTTATTTCTCAAAGTAGTTGATGTGAGCTTAAGTAGGTGTGTTTTTAAGATTTTCAACGTTTCCATTTATCGAAGGTCAGTAATTGTATTAAACAAATTTGTAATCCTCTCTTTATAAGAAAGATTTTGTTTAAGGAATTCCATCTGAGATTATGGAAGTCAAGGCAGAAGCCATAGAAATcttaaggaaaagaaaaaaagaaaaaagaaaaaaagaaccaaGGCTAACCATAATTACTAAAAAGTATGAACCAGAAGCTTTTTATTCTCTCCCTTTTTATGTTTGGTTGGGATTGAAAAGTAGAATAGGATTGTGGTGTGGAAGACCAAGCTTTAAGGAACAGATAACAACGTGATAAAAGGATAAAGGATAAGTCATTAAGAATCACACAAACTGAAGACAGCCTCACAAAAAACATTATGCTTTGATTTCAGGGACAATTTGGATATTCCTGCTTTatcatttctctctctctctttctctcaaCACAAGACCTACCATAAGAGAGTTCCCCAAATGGGGTGTAAACTAAACTCTCCCAATACCCCAATTCTCTTCAAATTTGCCACAAAAAGATCAAAACTTGGAGGCAAAAGCATCAATTTTTCTCCCACTTCCTGTCTCAACAATCAAAACCAAGAAACACCCACAAAGATCCCAAAATCTAATATTTCCACTGTTCATTTCAAGTCTCTCACAGCTTGCAAGCTTGGCATTTCTAGATTCCCTGATTTCCGATATAATGCTGAAGGAGGAACAGGAACTGGGTCTGTCAAGATCCACGATGATAATAGCAGCAGCAGCCGACTTTTAGTTTCTTTCGATGTTGGCACCCTTTATATCCCACCATTGACAACTCAAACCACTAAGTTTCTGGGTCTTCCATTGCCACCGTTTCTGAAGATTGACATTCTTCCTGAATTCTTCCAAGGAAGCATCAATCAAGAGTCTGGCAAGGTAATCATGCCCATAAGTTGTTTTATAAAAGTTCTAGCTCAACAAAATCTTAGAAAAAAAACTAGTTGATTTAATTGTAAATATTAACAAGAGTGATTTGATTTGCGATATCTACAAGCAGGTTGAGCTTGAATTTGAGTCAAAGTTCATATTCTCAATTGGGAGTTTGTATAAAGCTCCTCCATTGCTGGTAAAAACCGTGCTGAGTTCTGAAGAATCAAGAGGAATCATAAGAAGTGGAAAAGGAGAGAGATTGGATGATAAAGGAAAGTGCAGATTGGTAGGGGTGGCTACTGTTGACCCTATTGATGATTTGTTTCTCAATTCCTTCCTCTCTCTCCCCACTGAATGTATTGCAAACCTCAATGCTATAATCACATTCTCTTAGAGagacagcaaaaaaaaaaaaaaaaaaaaaaaaaaaaaacaattataataTCACATTGATGTAATTGTTTGGGACAAAAATCAGACACATACATATTTGAAACAAATAATTTAATGCATAGGTAGTTGTTCTGGTCATCCATGATTTGTGTTTGAATTTAGTCATTGCATTTTTTTATAACCCTTTCGTCTGGTTAAGAGCAAAAGAAACAATATCTTTTTGTAGTTTTTCTATGACTGATATTTCTTTGATTGTTTGGTTTTTCATTCATTATTTAATAGACTTTACCAATTGTATTTGTCTTCACAAGACGTGCTTAggtatgattaattaattaaaaaatggatAGCGATCGTGAGTgaaattgttttttattttgataCCAATCTTCAAAACTAAACCAAGTGTTGAATGTTTTATAGATATTGTTGGAAGGATTTTGATTATCTAGTaacaaattttctaaaataaaatggTTGGGGGTAAAAATTATCCCAAgtctctgttttttcttttcttcctttctttctttctatctaGGAGGGGTTAATTTGTTCGGGTCAAGTTTCAAATCAACCTAGGCCTAGCTAGTCAAAATAGCTAATGGAGCATGCATATCGTAACCCAAAAGCATCATGTTATTAGGACCAAAATAGGTTTAAGGAAAGATGCTTAAATTTTGCTGATCCACGAAATAAGACTCTCCCTCAGCTCAGAGAAATAAAGATGTATTGTGAAATGAGGACCCTGGAAATTTAAAGATTAAGAAACTTTTGGTTTTTTGAATCCTTAATAACATATTCTAAAATCccaaaatcaattttacaattCCGTGATTGAAAATGTTATCTTGTGACTAAAATTATGAGATAATTAATGAGAAATAATTTTGTGCTCAATGTTTAAACACTCAACATGCAAGTCTATCAATCTTACTTAAATGTTCACAAATGTAACTATAGATCAAGAATTCAAGAAAGGATAGCGATAAATCTCTATCATCAACACAAAAAAAGAATCATCATTCTCAAAAATTTAATATCCAAAAATGTTTCCTTACAACCTAATGGTTAGCTTTAAGATAACCTCTCAATATCTTAATACATTACCACACATAGATTATGGCTAAAATACTCATATTTAATATATTCTAAAAAGAACAGAAGTACATTTATAAATATGAATAATAAGTTTGAGTCGTTAGTTGGTTCATATCATCCTAATCGATAGATTCATTAATTATCTTTTCAAAAGTCGATAAATAGATCTACCACACAATCCAATAGTtgaaatgaaaaggaaaaaaatgatatagttttcataattttattttaagaaaacaGAGAGGATAAGTATAAAAGATGAGACTGACTATGTGCCTACTGCTTATACAAAAGAACAAGTTTCCATATTAACTTTTTTGGAAGTATTATGTAATAAAATATGTATTCTTTTTTAACTATTattttcaaaaaggaaaataatctggagaaggaaagaaaagaggGTAAACAACAAACAATTTGTTGCATTGTtagaagtaaaaagaaaaaagaaagccAAAGTAAGCAAATTGCATCGTTTATATTTTTGATCAAATTCAAATCTGTGAACATTATTAATAAGGAATAAGTAATGGaaattaaaatgtaaaatagagattaaaaaaaaaaggaaaaaagaaaaaagaaaaaagaaaaaagaaagggaaaaaatagtaataataataaagaaaggaaGACGACAAAAAAAGGGTTGGAATTGTGAAGAATGGAAGAGAGCATCAATGCGTCCACGTGGCAAAAAGTCAATCGCTACAAAGTCTAAAGATCATCACCTCGCCAGGATTCCGATCTCCTCTTTCTTTCCCGTTTGCTTTCCCCAACCAATTTCCaattttccatttccataaatcCAAATTGAAATTccaattcttattttttaaaaaaagaaaaaaagaaaaaaaatctcatcttttctctttctcttctgtTCTTCATCCTCTTCGCCTCCACTCCCACTTCTCGTCTCTGTTTCTGTTTCTGCTTCTGCTTCTGCTTCTGCTTCAAGACAATCCCTTTTTTTCTCTGATTCATGGAACCTTTCCATTCGATTCTTCactctcacctcttaattccctTCAATTCCTTCTGAACTTCCCTTTGACTTTCCACCCACATCTCATGGCTGCCTTTCCTCATTgccctcttcttcttcttctacttcccttcttcttcttccatctcCTTTACGCCAGCCCTGGTGACTCTGATCCTATTTACAAGTAAttttcctttcccttctcttttctttgcAACTTTTGTTTTCCTCTCTTCCCCCTCTGCTTTCTTCGGCTTTTTTTATTGGACCCCTCATTTTGATTTTCCCCTCTTTACCCTTTCCTATACTTGTCTCGTAAATGGGAATTTGATTTAATGCGTTATTCTTCCGAGTTTGTGGTTTAATTTATTGTTTGCTTGCGGTTATTGAACGGATTGGTCTCCGTTATAGGAAACTTGATTCTCGTTTTTTTAATATATGGGAGTTTGTACTGTGCTGGTCTGCAAATTAACGAATTCAATGTTTTGTAATTCTATTTAACCTGTTCGTTCTACTGTTTGTTTGTTAGGGAATTTCCCAAATACGAAGAGGGCGCTTTGTTATTACCTCAATTTTTCTTCCCTCTTGCATGAATTATGAAAACAATTGTTTTAGTTCACTATTTGAGCATCCATGAAGTTTATGATTAGAAGTTCCACGGTGATTAAGTGCTTGTGATTTGTGGACATTGCTTATTTAGGCATTAGTTTAAGTGGGTTGGTATTAAGTTAAGTCATTGAATCTTATACTAAAACATTGGTTTGGGATTTGGATAGAGTGGGAACAAGGTGATTTAATTCCTCATTCTTTGTATGGAGAGAAAATGCGGTAGTTCAGTGATTTCCTTGGCTATGATTTGTCAGGGATTGTGTGGTGCAGTGTGAGAAATCTGGGTGTGCTGGTGACAAATGTTTTCAACATTGCAAATTCTCATCGGATGGGAAGCCTGTAGATGGTCCATGGTATCTGCAGGAACCTTTATATTTACGATGGAAACAGTGGGACTGCCAAACCGATTGCAGGTACCACTGCATGCTTTCTAGGGAGGAAGAAAGAACTAATCTTGGTGATAAACCTGTCAAATACCATGGCAAATGGCCATTTAGACGAGTCTATGGCATTCAGGTCAACCCAATCCCTTCGTCTCATATCTAAATCCTTTCTTCATTCTGCTCTTCTTCTGCTCATCTTGTACTTTTCCATTGATATGATAGGAACCAGTTGCAGTTGCTCTTGCTACTCTCAATCTTGCCGTGCAATTTCATGGTTGGatatcattttttattcttctttaCTACAAGCTTCCATTGAAGCCAAATAAGAAGACCTACTATGAGTATACAGGGTTGTGGCATATCTATGGAATCTTAGCCATGAATTCTTGGTTTTGGAATGCTGCATTTCACTGTAGGTAAGTCATTATATAGTTTAATCTTTGGAATGACAGACAGGTTATCAAGCTTCACGATCTACTTATATACAAGGAAACTATTCACATTTCTAACTTATTACCTGCCATTGCCATGGTGCTTGAATTAAATGCTTGTAGAGATGTGGAGTTGACTGAAAAGCTGGATTATTCTTCAGCTGTGGCATTTATTGGATTTTCCCTAATTGTAGCGATACTGCGAGCCCTTAATGTGAGGGACGAGGCTGCAAAAGTCATGGTATCTGCTCCAATTGTCTCATTCGTCACAACCCACATCTTGTATCTGAACTTCTATAAACTTGATTATGGTAATCCATCAATTTTTTAGACCCCATTTCCTGACTGTAAATATAGTTTGTGCTGTTTCAATTGGAAGAAATCTTCCCATCCATTTTACAGTTAGCTGTAGATATTCCTATGCAATTTTATGGTTCTCAGATTATCCAATGGATTAATGGCTTTTATTATTATCTATTCAATATTACATTTCCTGGACATATGTAGAAGTAAAACTGTGAATCAGCCAAGTGAAACTGGCCtaacaacttttctttttctgttctTTCTTCTACCGCTAATTCTCTTAAACAATTAGATCAGGGAATATGATGGTGAGATTTGTTGGTTCTCATCTGCTGCTTAAGTTCACCATTTCTATATTTTACATATTTTTCTCTCTTAAATTGTTCTTAATTAgacaattttatttatctgtCCCATCCCTTCCTTGTATGTGATCAACTATCTGAATATCTTCCCCGTCTGCTATTTTATTATCCTATGCAAAAGATAACTTACAGGTCAGAACTTCTGGTGTCTAACAGATCAGGTTTCTAGGTCATGTGTTCAAATGGATGAATGAATTACTGGACTCCATCTTTCATTGGGATTGAAGAATAAGATATTTCTTGGTATCAGAAGTATGACATGAGTAAATTGACTTACCTTTCAGGACTGAATGCTAAGGTCTGCCTGGTGATGGGCATTACTCAACTTCTT
Encoded proteins:
- the LOC103484039 gene encoding uncharacterized protein LOC103484039 yields the protein MGCKLNSPNTPILFKFATKRSKLGGKSINFSPTSCLNNQNQETPTKIPKSNISTVHFKSLTACKLGISRFPDFRYNAEGGTGTGSVKIHDDNSSSSRLLVSFDVGTLYIPPLTTQTTKFLGLPLPPFLKIDILPEFFQGSINQESGKVELEFESKFIFSIGSLYKAPPLLVKTVLSSEESRGIIRSGKGERLDDKGKCRLVGVATVDPIDDLFLNSFLSLPTECIANLNAIITFS
- the LOC103484040 gene encoding uncharacterized protein LOC103484040, producing the protein MAAFPHCPLLLLLLPFFFFHLLYASPGDSDPIYKDCVVQCEKSGCAGDKCFQHCKFSSDGKPVDGPWYLQEPLYLRWKQWDCQTDCRYHCMLSREEERTNLGDKPVKYHGKWPFRRVYGIQEPVAVALATLNLAVQFHGWISFFILLYYKLPLKPNKKTYYEYTGLWHIYGILAMNSWFWNAAFHCRDVELTEKLDYSSAVAFIGFSLIVAILRALNVRDEAAKVMVSAPIVSFVTTHILYLNFYKLDYGLNAKVCLVMGITQLLVWAVWAVLSRHPSQWKLWILVFGGAVAILLEAFDFPPYGGYVDAHALWHATSIPLSYIWWSFVRDDAEFRTSVLLKKVK